The DNA window ATACCCGAGAACCATAATCTTTCCTAGGAACAGCTTCTACGACGATAGATTAGGGGTCAGGTTTGTTTGGCATCTATGCCCACTGCCCTCCAAACAGTATGGGAGCCTTTCAGCTCGTACTGCTCACACTCCTAGATCTTCACGGCACCCCCTCCACCATAGTGTGAGCCGGGAGCTGCTCCAAACCAAAAAGGCCTACTTCAAAATTCGCTTTCAACACCACAAAAAAAGTAAACTATGGTTGCCTACTGATCTGATCATAGGTGAAATCCCTTCGCTTCGCGCCAGGCTTGGAAACCGTAAGTCAGGCTCCTCTCCTTTCGTCTCTCGGAAGTGAGAAAGCGAGCAGCAAGCTGAAAAAGCCCTTTCCCCTTTTCATAATAAGGTCAGCTTCATAGCTCCAACCTATACAAGGGACAAGCCAAAACCAGCTGAAGGAAGGGTGGTCGTAGATCAGACTTCTGATTATTAGAGAAAGGGGAGCTTATTTTTAGAAAAAAAAAGACTAAAAAACTAGGTTTGGAACCCTACTCCCCAACAACTACAAGGATGCTTGCTTGCTGGCATCAAAGCCCTTCATTATTATTATTATATTAATATTAATGGGGGGGAGGGCGCACAACACAACCCGTTCTCTGCTCTTTTCCTGAGCCTTTCACACTAAGCTCTTCGATCCTGCCCTGCGCCTCTCTAGGCATGAGCGATGGCTCATGACTGGTATATGGATCTCTTTATCTTTATATAGAGTGGTCGGCCTTCTAGAAGCTTCGCCGGAAGCGACTAGTCGCTTCCCGAATGCCTCTTTACTTTAGTATGTATGTATGTATGGTCTAGTCTTTCCAATGCCTCCTTCCTTGCCGCCAACGTACGCTACTAGGAGAGTAAGCAAGCTACCTTGCTTGTATTTTATTCTATAAGCGGAGCGATTTGTCGAGTCTAGGAAGCTTCGTAGTTGCCCCCCCTTTGCTTTGCCTCGCCATGCCACTAGATCCATAATGACCGGCGAGTCGGAATATGTACGAATATAACCACGCGGAGCGCCGGACCGGTCTAGCGAAGAAAGAGATCATTGAGCCTATTTAGCCGAGCTAAGGTTTGGAACCCTAGTTTATTAGTATTTTAGAATAATAAGATTTTAATAGGCTAAGGGGGCTGGGAATCGCAAGAATTGAGAAGTCCTCTATTGAATGGGGTGGGTTCGGAAATGGCCGGATTAGCAGGAGGAAGGGCGGCCCCACTCTGAAACAAGGGTGTACGTACATAAAGAAAGAGGCTGGTTATGGCCTTTACTTGATAGGGCTCCTTCCTATCTATCTTGACCGGGAAGAGGGGGGAGGCCCTTTCGGAAGCCCTGCCCGCCCTTCTCTGTTTAGAGGGATTTAGGATTCAAAGCTTCCCGGACTCTTAACAGACGGCTAAGAGCAAGAAGAGGATCAGTAGTCTCTGCCGTTGCAGGTCCTTCTCCTTCCGCCGAGACGGCCCTCTTTTTTTGTTTTGTTTGTTCACCGTGGCACGAAATCATGAAGAAGCTGGAATAACTCAGAAAGAGAAGAGAGTGGCGCCTAGCCGTTGAAAGCCTTTGTTTTGTCTTTGTAGAGGAACAGTACGATCTTGGGCTGGCCCCTTCGCACGGCCTAGAAAGAAAAAGAAGTCCGTGCTACTATAAGGCTTCTAAACTCCTCCCTCAGGACACGGTTGCCTTGCCCATGGGGACGGGGTAGCCCCGACTTCCATAGGTCCTTGGTTCGACCTCTTAATGAGAATTGAGGTCCTTGCGCGGGCGTCTCATCCCTAAGACTTGCTTGCTCTGTATGGAGTGCCCCGTGGTTCCTCGAGTGCCAGCCGCAGAGAGGAATGCCATCAACTAGGGCGCTATTGGCCACTAACCACTCGCTCGCCGGCCGTTCGGGCTCCGCGTTTCAAGTTCGTTATCCTAACCGTCTCCTCTGCTCCACCGGGAGCCTGGCCCCTTCTTCTATCTTATCTACTGCCTTGCTCCTCGGCTCCCTACAGCTCCAGCCGCTCGCTGTAATAGCTTGCTTCTCGGGTGGCTCGCACCCCGGGTGGTGCGGCTGAGCCAGAGTGGGCTCAGCAGTCGGCCTATGTTTCCGGGCGCACGTAAAGGCATGATTCGTTCCACAAATCTCACTGCACTGACCATAGTAAACTCCTTCTCGTTGTACCGAAATAGAGATCTGATTTAAACGACCAGGTACAGCATCACATTTGACACCTGAGGAAGGTACAGCCCAACTATGAGGTACATCAGCAGATGTTACAATAATACGTAGATGAGTTTTGGCTGGTACAACCACTCTATTGTCCACTTCTAATAAACGTGATTGACCCAATTCTAGATCATCTTCTGGAATCGTATAACTGTCAAAAGTGAGTGACTGTTCATCGGAACTGTTATAGTCTGAATACTCATAAGTCCGATACCATTGATGTCCAATAGCTTTGATAGTAATGGCTGGATCTACTACTACCTCGTCCATTGAGTATAAGAGAGCAAATGATGGTATAGCAATGAACATCGGGATGATACTAGGAAATATGGTCCGAAGAATCTCGATAGTAGTTCCATGAACAATCCTTTGCGGGATTGGATTCTTTTGATAGTGGAAATGCCATAAAGCACGAACCAAGATCCGTAATACGAAAACCAAAATCAGAATGAGGAAGAAAAAGATATCGTGATGTAAATCTATTATTCCTTGCATCATAGGTGTTGCTGCGTCTTGAAATCCTAATTGCCATGGTTCCGCTGCATCACAAGCAGCAATTGTGAGGAATAACCATTCTAGAACAATCATACGAACAATCATTTGCTTTGCTTCATTCTTTGACTGCTCTGCTCCCCCCCAAAAAAGAGAGACTGACTCTTACTATCCCAATTCAGGAAGACAGAAATCGCCTTGGTCCAACCAAGAAAGGCATGGGAGTTTTGGGCATTAATGAACACTCAGTCAGCTTTTTCTTTGCCAAATCGGGCGTTTTGTTCTTATATGATATTCTTTATTTCGCCAAATCGGGTTGTAAGGGCGGGAAGGGCTGTTCCTCTTCCTTTCAAGTGAAAAGAGTGACTCCTAGCTCTATAAAGACAACAATATTGCATCAGCACTAGTGTAAACCACACCAACATGAATATGGCAATGGCAAGAGTGCCCTGACCATTCCAGATGGTTAGACCAAGACTAAGACTCCTTTCCATTAGTAAACGGCCAAGAGGCTGTAGTAGTGCTATGGTAGTGATCACACAGGTTCTCGGCTTCCCTTAAGGTTAGGGGCTGCCTTCTCGTAATAACCAAAATATGAAATAATTTACTTTTCAGATGAGCTGGCCACGTCGAGTTGACCATTTTCAAGAACAAATCAAGAGCAAATACTAAACAAGGAAAGCTTGATCCTAGTTATCATAGGTGAATTCTTCCTCCCGATTGAGCATCTTAAGGCCTCTATTGCCCGGAGCGGTCTTTTTGCGACTAGCATCGATGAAGCGATCAGTTGGCCTTCCAGGCCTGCTTAAGTAGTGGTCAATGGAACAAATTCTCCCCGCATAGCCGGAAGGGATAGCGTATCTACAGAAAAGAGAGTGAAACGGAGAAATCCAATAAGAAGATATCGGGGAATCCTTCTTCAATGAATGGAATGACTGCGCGGGCACACTAGTAAGCAGGGTTTCTTTACTTTTACTAAAAAGCATTTACCCAAACGGGGTCAAAACCGCATTGATGATATCGATCGTACTGAGCTAACTGGGGTTAAGTCGTGTTCGAGACAAAAAATGATGTATAGTTTTTTGAGAGACCAATGAAGAATGGGTTGAGCGAGAACGAAGGTCTTGCACTGCTGGAGCCCTTGCCCCTAGAGGACTATGGAGTCGCTTTCCAAAACAAAAGCGTACCCGCACAAGGGCATGTAGTCTACGACGAAGGAGGTCCCGCTCAAGCATAATATAATTGTAGGTTTCCTTTATTGCCCCATACCCTTTATCAAATCGGAGAAAGGCGGGGGAAACTACTTTATTCATTCCATTCCGACTCCCCTTATGCCTTTTGCTGCTCCACAATGCTCTCTCCAAAACAAAACTCAAGTGAGTGAAAGAAGCCCGCATTCCCTCTCTTCCTTCCCCCCATTCCCAGCAGAGGATTCCAATCCTACTTATGCCTTCTTTGCGGGGAAAAAATAAGAAAGTTGAGGGTCAGGGGACAGAGAATGAGTTAAGTGCCTTGCCCTCGGCCCCAGAGGGTGCGGTTGAGAGCGGATTCGGGGTAGAGATTTTAATTTAAAATCAAGGCTTGGACCCAAATCAACGGAATTGGCTTACTCCGGTGGGCGGGAGAAGCATTCGAATAGGAACGAGGGGTAGTGGTCTTGTTTCGATGAAAAGGGAGAGAAAATATGTCACATGAGCAAGTTGAGACCACTTGTCAACGGCTGAAAAAGAACCTTTGGTTGCCTTACCTACGGAAAATAGGAAAAATCTTCTGTTCAGAGCAGCTCTCTCTATTAAAATGAAAGCCGGAATCCAAAATAACCTTAAATTAAAGAGAGGGAAGCGAGAAGACCTTGAACCACACAAGATCTTCCTCCTTCGAGGAGCGAATGGCCCAATCACTGATAGTTTATGTTGCAGCCTCACTTTGATGCAACTGCCTCGGAACTGGAACAATATAAAGAAGAATGACCCGGTGCTTGAAACATCGATACGCTTTTTAGACTGCCGAGACATACTTCTGGTCTGCCTCCCGACTGAAGAAGGAGTTTGTGACTCGGAAATTTGTGCATAAGCGCCTTGAGATAGGGTATCGGATGTTTTGCCATGATGATGATGACGAAAGTCTGTTAGTTTGGACCTAGGCCTTTCAGAAACCAGTATACCTTGTGCGTCTCAGGCACAGGACATCCTATCGCACACAAGACTCACATATTCTCTTAAAGTTTCTCGCGCGCGCACCTGACGGAACGGAATGAAACCTAATGACCGGAAAACAGCTTCCCACCGCATTAAGTGCATGCAAGATCCAAGGTCTTGGCTTAGCCACTCCATAAGAAAATCTCTTTGAATAGCTTCCAACAGGGAATCCAAAACAGCGAAAGGAAGTCAATTTAAAGGCTATGGAGACAGGATCTCAGTAGTTAGATCTGCCCTGCAAATGAGAACAAATGGACCCAGGCTAACCTTTGCCTAGTACACTTCAACACCAGCTCCCAAAGAGCTTTAGAGCACCGCCCAGTGAATAATGGCAGCCCAAAATGACGTAGCAGGGATGAGAGATGGAAACTGGAGTCAAGTCCCGAAGCTGCTCCCTAATCAATAAGCCTACCAAGGGAGTCCGCAATCAAGATTCATCGGTATGGAGAAAGAGGATCCCCTTGTCTAGTCTCTCTAGTCCCCTGAAAGTCACCTTAGGGGGGGCAAGTAGATAAGATTGAGTATGAAATCGTGGATACGCAAGCCCTGATCCACTCACACCATCTAGAGGTGAAACCAAACTGCTGCAGCATCCTCAATATATCAGAAGATATCAAATTGGATATCTCTTCCCTCACCTTCGGCGACCCTTATACTTTCTCGAATTCTTCCGGCGAAGCCTTTTCTTGGTTTAATCTCCTCTTCAGCTTCTCCCCTTGTTCTTCTGCTGGCTAGCTTTCAGCTACCCTTCCTTACCTGAGATATCTGAGCAAATCTTTTGATTCAACCGGCAAGGCATCTCCAACCGGAAGAACAACCAGGCAATCAAGTGCCATCGACCGAGAGAGGGGGAGTACCTGCTGACTGGGACCCTCACCTTTCTTTGACCAACTTCTTCTTGCCTATCTACGATAGGCAGCACTAACCAGAACTCCAGATGCTGGATCCGATCGAGAGGGGGCAACTAAAAGAAGATTCACTTCTCCCCAACCTCAACGAGTAGAGACTCTCGTTCCGCCGCACCCGCACTTGAACGAACTTGAACCGTAACCTGCTAATGCAGAAATGGCCTTCTATCTTCATTTCTAAGACCAGTCCCTGAATGGAAAAGAATGTGGTGTGGACAACTTGAATTTAAGGATGCCTCTCATCAATGTCATCCATTATCTTTTCTGTACCATCTTGGATGACATTGCCACAATGAAGGTAGAATGTATTTGGCTAAGGATGCCCAGAGACAAATCAGGATGGGGGCTTCGATGGGATTCTTCCATCTAAGAATCAGAAAAAAATGGACTGATTAACCTCTTACTGCTTGAGAACCTATCAGGTGAGATGGATTGACCAACATTAACAGGCCTACTATATAAGTATGAAGCGATACATCATAAGAAGCTAGTTGAAAGCCTCAGTTTGGAAGCGACATATATATATGAGCTGGTAAACACTGCTATAGTAGCCCAGCCTAGAGAAAGTTATGGGACAAAACATGACAAGACTCTTTCTATTTATTCGTCCTTATCAGAAATCTGCTACAGAAAGATTCCGCTTAAATTTAAAGCAGTTAATCATTATTTATGAATTGGAAGATGAAATCTCTCTGGTGATAGATGGAGAAAGGTCTCCTTTTGTTTCTATTCAGGAAGAAGATAATTGCTATTCCCAAGGAAGAACGTTAACTCTCGCTATTCTATTTGAATATCTCTTGCTTTCTTTTTTTTCTGAGTGAGGCAGTGTCTTTCTTCTCAAGTAGTGGTGTAGGTGAAGTGAGGATTTAGATAAATCTAAAAAGACCTCTCCCGGGTTTGAGGGCTTAAATCGTTTTTAGTCTTCAACCCAGTCGAATATAAATGTTGAGACCAACCTTCTTATGTTAGTTATGACTAGTCTCAAAATAGACTTTTTGTCTTTGGGGGGGCTATGACTATTAAATAAAGTAAGGAGTTCAAGCCTGCGCTCTAGCAGTCGTCAAAGCACAAGCCCAGCTGGATTGCTATAACTACTGTCTGTCCTTTTTGGAGAGAGGAAAAGGTCAAAGCCATTGGTCGGAAAGGTCTTCTTTCAATCAGTCCTAGGCCGGTCTCTTTTTAGAGTCCCATTGGTAGATTGTCAACAGCTTGAGAGCTAAAAAAAAGTAGTTCTTGCTCTTCCGATAGGGAAGACGTAGTCTGGCTCGACCATTATTGCCTTTGATGACTGACTACAGATGCTTGCCAACATCTCGCAATTTAGCAAACTAAAGAAAGCAGACGTGACCGCTGCGCTTTACCAATCTATTAGTTAGGGAAAAGCCCTAACTAATAATAGATAGAAATAGCAAAAAGGGGCTGCTAGTTGTAGCGTGATAGCGTAGCGCCAGCAAAGTGCTCTACAAAGGAAGGCAGCATTTTATGGCGACCAAGCCGCAACGCGCAGGCTGTGTAGGCCTACGTGCGCAGGAGTTGAGTTTTCGGAGCTGCGTTAGCGCCCTTCCGTTTTTTAGCCTCCATTCACTTCTCCTTCCGAGGCTTGGCAATTGCTCTACCAAAGAAAAGAAGAGCTCATGAGATTTTTATGCTGCCCATTCTCATCCGTATTCACTGCTTCTTGGGCATCCGACAAACACATGTCACTATCTAGATCATAATGATCCGACCTCTCTCCGCGATCGTATACCCGATCCCAGGCCTATAGAATTGTCCCGTAGACTTCTTCTTTCTTCCCCTTCGGGAGCTCCTACCCAAGCTAAAAAAAAGAAAATTCATGATCGGTGAAGAGAGATCGAAGAGCTAAGCTAGGAAGGAAAGGACAGATGAGCGGAAAGAGAAAGACTAACAACTGGGGAATGCTGAGACAATAAAGAAGACTTCTTCGAACTGAGAGAGAAGATTTTTTGATCTGATGTCCGGGATTTGGGCACTTGCCTGATTCCCCCGGAAAAGTCATCCGTTCCGGATTGCTCATTCATTCCGTAAGAATCCTCTGGGATCGTCGAAAGAAGCATTCTTCCTGGTGCTCATATCCCCAGTCCGGAGCTGACGCAGGAACGGATTCAAGCTGGGCTTACCTTACCCGAGAAGAAAGAAAATAGGAAAAGTACGGGGATCCCATTCCTTAGTCAGGACCAGGGCCTCCTCGTGAGCCGTAGTTCTAGTGTAAGCATATAAATTAGCCTTATCCGAAGGGCACGCACCCATCTGACCAAGTCGAGCCCTTTCTGGTTACAGGGAAATAAAGAGAAAGAATCGAGTCACCGATAGCGCATCTCTATAGATGCCAAGGAATTCGCGTATAATAGATCCTTTTTGACTAGACTAAATGATTGATCTTGTCTTTCGACCTATCAAAAGTCGGACAGACAATTACATAGATAAGCACTTTTGAATGCTAGTCGCGAATTCTGAAAGCGGGATACAGTCTTGTTTTGATCCTTTTTATTGTTTCGAGTAAAGAAAGAAAGCTTCCGATTCACTTAGAAAACAGTGATCCCTAACCGCCCTTGGGCTTAGTAGTAGTGGGCCTGGTTTTCTATCTGAAAAATACGTAAGGCTAGTTTCTTAGTGAAACTGCCCCGGGTCAAAGCGTGAAGGTCCATGTTCGGGTTGGAATCAAAGCTAATGGTCCATATAGTAGTTTGAAACTACACCTTTCATTGAAATGGTGGGCTTAGCCTGAAAAGAGCCTTTTTTTTCGTTAGCCAGATTATCCTTTCTCATCATCACCTAGCTACTAACGGTTGTTTTGGATCGTTTTGAGGGTGGCTGTTTTAGATGCTCTCTCTCAATAGCAAACTGGGTGATTATATAAGAGCTCACTTCATCCTACATAGAAAATCTTCCTACTTAGAGGGTGAGTGACTCAGCTGACTGGTTGCATACTCCTCTTCCACTACTGGGAAGCTGCCGCTTTCCTATGAAACTACTTCCCTACGGGCTCACTTCGAGTGAAAGAAGGACTGGCTAGTCAACTTATTCAATTGCTCGGGACTTCCCTTGGGAACTTAACCTGAACGGCATGACTTTGTTCTATTTCTTGTGAGAAAAGCCCAACCCTACGAAACCCTCGCTTGAGCTTCTTATTACTTGAATCAGAGATCTTTGGGAACGGACTTCCTTTTCCTTTGGTCGAAAGCATAAGTATACCTCTTCTAAAGGTCGAGCCTACTGAATTTCATGAACCTGTTCCCTCCTCGTATTCACCTGCATTAGAAGCAACTCCTCCATCGAAGTTCTTGGAATGACTCTTTCTGGGAGATTGGACTACGGAACCGGAGATTGGAGTATGGAATCCCACTACTGAACCTGTTACCAACCTTTGAACTAATGGTTCGCTACTAGATAGATTCTTTCATTCCTTAAGTGAGCTTAACCCTATGAAACTACTTGATCGACCTCTACTCCGTTTCACTCTATTTGATTCACTTATTTTATAGTTTTTCACAAGACAAAGCCGTATACGTATACAAGAAAGATTGCTCCAACGACAAAAGGAAAGAGAGAATGCTTGGTAGCAGGACAGTAGGAGTTCAGTAGGCGGGCCAGTAGCACGCATGCCAAGGATAGCTGTCCAAGGGTTGAAAGCCAGTAGTAAACCAGTCAGCTAGCTGAAGTTAGAAAGTTCAGAAGTAGCTGCTCTACTAGCAGCACATTCATCGTATAGAATAGTATGCCACACTGTCCTTTCCTGTTGATGGTGAGTGAAAAAGATGAATCCTATAATAAGCATCTCATGCCATGGTTGTTGTGAAAGAAGAAACTCTTGGAGGAAATGCCTTCTTAGCCATTGAATCAACTCCTGGTGATGAAGAAGAAGAAGGAGCTGTAGCTGTGAGGAAGGGAATGATTGCACTAGTCCCACACCCACGGACAGACAGAAGGAATAGAATATGCTCTTTGAAGGACGTTAATCAATAGGAGAAGATAGCTACGCACAGAAGTCGCTGCAATTGCTATTTCATTCCCTCCCACTCTTCTAGCTCTGATCGTAAACGCTCTTCTTCCAATACAATAGGAGTGATTCTTTGCCTTGACGCTGTGAGAGCTTCCGGTCCTTGGGGTTGCTTTGCTTCCACCTATCCGCTCTTGGGTTCATAACCGGTCCTATTGAATCAGTAGCACATGAATAAGGTCTTCTCGGCTTTCCCTTTCCCGGGATTTCTCCTTCTCCTTGGCAACAACCAGTCAAGATTGTAAGAAAGGATTGTATCAGAGAAATCGTTGTTTCAAGCCCTTCGTGTACCTTTGCGTCTAACTAAGGGTTTTGTGTTTCACCGTAGAATCGACATACGAACTCGAATATGCGCATAAACCCCTTCCTTGTGAGTTGGGAACCCACTAGTTAGCAAAAAACGCCCAGGAACAGGTGTAGTATTACTGAGTGCTAATGATCAAGGAATTTTTAGTTACTCAATGATGGTCCGACGTGCAGATAATAATGAGAATTGCCACCTTCAAGTATGAGAGGAAGAAGTCGTGGAAACAACCAACCTATTTCAAATTGTATATGTAGGGTGGCCCGTTCCAGGTCATAATGGCTACTATCTACTATGCCGCTACCAGCCACTACCAGTTACTTACTTAGCCGGGTTACTATCTGAAATATAGAATTTTGTACGTAGTATCGTTTAGGTCGAGGTTCTGCCGCGAGCTATCCAGCTTTTTTCAGTCAAGACGGAGTCCCACCCAGATTGAGAAATTTGGGAAGACTATGTCTCGTGCGTGAGTCAGCTTATCCTGATCAAAGAGGTGCGCAGTACTGATCTAGAAGACAAGGAGGAGATCTTTTCTCGTTGTTCCTAGAGACTCTGTTTGTGTGAAGTACATCACCAGGTACAAGATCGAAAGATATGGAGCAATGTCATGCCCAAAAAGGTGAAACTACTGGCATCGGGCCGTTGGCCCTATCAATATCTATTCTTTCACTTTCAAGTCGTTCTATTCAACTCAAAATCAAGGAGGTCATCGCAAGCTATGCCTATCGCTTCCC is part of the Citrus sinensis mitochondrion, complete genome genome and encodes:
- the cox2 gene encoding cytochrome c oxidase subunit 2; its protein translation is MIVLEWLFLTIAACDAAEPWQLGFQDAATPMMQGIIDLHHDIFFFLILILVFVLRILVRALWHFHYQKNPIPQRIVHGTTIEILRTIFPSIIPMFIAIPSFALLYSMDEVVVDPAITIKAIGHQWYRTYEYSDYNSSDEQSLTFDSYTIPEDDLELGQSRLLEVDNRVVVPAKTHLRIIVTSADVPHSWAVPSSGVKCDAVPGRLNQISISVQREGVYYGQCSEICGTNHAFTSIVVEAVPRKDYGSRVSNQLIPQTGEA